The following are from one region of the Capsicum annuum cultivar UCD-10X-F1 chromosome 1, UCD10Xv1.1, whole genome shotgun sequence genome:
- the LOC107842684 gene encoding uncharacterized protein LOC107842684 codes for MDQLSEDEKKALRGSKFAPLPSAPTSSRTQPRLAHPGGPMKTNKAAALAKFLDRKLQDPNGLSSLDPRLIELAVNNAKQTLQSSGTSSRGRTVQHVDSFGDSEESAEDELIKISVPKKSKKNKKRKKLKDKQVEG; via the exons ATGGACCAACTGAGTGAAGATGAGAAAAAGGCACTTCGTGGTAGCAAATTCGCACCACTTCCTTCTGCACCCACTTCTTCTCGTACTCAACCCAG GCTGGCTCATCCAGGAGGACCCATGAAGACAAATAAAGCAGCAGCTTTAGCTAAATTCCTTGACAGGAAATTGCAGGATCCTAACGGCTTGTCCTCTCTTGATCCTCGTCTTATTGAACTCGCCGTCAATAACGCTAAACAAACTCTTCAATCAA GCGGGACATCAAGTAGAGGAAGAACTGTTCAGCATGTGGATTCTTTTGGGGATTCTGAG GAATCTGCTGAAGATGAACTGATAAAAATATCCGTCCcaaagaaaagtaagaaaaacaaaaagaggaagaagttgaaggataaacaAGTTGAAGGATAA